Genomic DNA from Comamonas resistens:
GGCTACTGCGACGACATTCTGGTCACCATCCACGCCGACGGCTCGCTGTCCGTGATCGACAACGGCCGTGGCATTCCCACGCGCGTGAAGATGGACGACAAGCATGAGCCCAAGCGCTCGGCTGCCGAAATCGCACTGACCGAACTGCACGCCGGCGGCAAGTTCAATCAGAACAGCTACAAGGTCTCGGGCGGTCTGCACGGCGTGGGCGTGTCCTGCGTGAACGCGCTGTCCATCTGGCTCAAGCTCACTGTCAGCCGCGATGGCCAGCGCTACGAGATCGACTTTTCGCGCGGCCATGTGCAAAACCGCCTGATCGAGGTCGTGGACGGCTTTGAAGTCTCGCCCATGCGCGTGGTCGGTGCCAGCGACAAGCGCGGCACCAAGGTGCACTTTCTGCCCGACCAGGAAATCTTCAAGGAAAACTTCGAGTTCCGCTACGAGATCCTGGCCAAGCGCCTGCGCGAGCTCTCCTTCCTGAACAACGGCGTGCGCATCCGCCTCAAGGACGAACGTGACGGCAAGGAAGACGACTTCTCGGGCGCCGGCGGCGTCAAGGGCTTTGTGCAGTTCATCAACGGCACCAAGAAGGTGCTGCACCCCACCACCTTCCACGCCAACGGCTCGCGCCCTGCGGAAACCTATGGCGGCATTCCCGGCACCGAGATCGGTGTCGAAGTGGCCATGCAGTGGAACGACAGCTATGCCGAGCAGGTGCTGTGCTTCACCAACAACATTCCCCAGCGTGACGGTGGCACCCACCTGACCGGTCTGCGTGCGGCCATGACCCGCGTGATCGGCAAGTACATCGCCGACAACGAACTGGCCAAGAAGGCCAAGGTCGAAGTCTCGGGCGACGACATGCGCGAAGGCCTGTGCGCCGTGCTGTCCGTCAAGGTGCCCGAGCCCAAGTTTTCCAGCCAGACCAAGGACAAGCTGGTCAGCTCGGAAGTGCGTGCGCCCGTGGAAGACATCGTGGCCAAGAGCCTGACCGACTTCCTCGAAGAGAACCCGAACGACGCCAAGATCCTCTGCGGCAAGATCATCGAGGCGGCCCGCGCCCGTGAAGCCGCGCGAAAAGCACGAGAGATGACCCGCAGAAAGGGTGTTCTCGACGGCATGGGCCTGCCCGGCAAACTGGCCGACTGCCAGGAAAAAGACCCTGCGCTGTGCGAAATCTACATCGTCGAGGGTGACTCCGCCGGTGGCTCCGCCAAACAGGGCCGCGACCGCAAGTTCCAGGCCATCCTGCCGCTGCGTGGCAAGATCCTGAACGTGGAAAAAGCCCGCTACGAAAAGCTGCTGTCCAGCCAGGAAATCATCACCCTGATCACGGCCCTGGGCACCGGCATCGGCAAGGTCAGCGAAGACTCGGGCAAGAGCAGCAGCGACGACTACAACCCCGACAAGC
This window encodes:
- the gyrB gene encoding DNA topoisomerase (ATP-hydrolyzing) subunit B, which translates into the protein MTEENKPDTQSAAADAGGYGEGAIQILEGLEAVRKRPGMYIGDTSDGTGLHHLVFEVVDNSIDEALAGYCDDILVTIHADGSLSVIDNGRGIPTRVKMDDKHEPKRSAAEIALTELHAGGKFNQNSYKVSGGLHGVGVSCVNALSIWLKLTVSRDGQRYEIDFSRGHVQNRLIEVVDGFEVSPMRVVGASDKRGTKVHFLPDQEIFKENFEFRYEILAKRLRELSFLNNGVRIRLKDERDGKEDDFSGAGGVKGFVQFINGTKKVLHPTTFHANGSRPAETYGGIPGTEIGVEVAMQWNDSYAEQVLCFTNNIPQRDGGTHLTGLRAAMTRVIGKYIADNELAKKAKVEVSGDDMREGLCAVLSVKVPEPKFSSQTKDKLVSSEVRAPVEDIVAKSLTDFLEENPNDAKILCGKIIEAARAREAARKAREMTRRKGVLDGMGLPGKLADCQEKDPALCEIYIVEGDSAGGSAKQGRDRKFQAILPLRGKILNVEKARYEKLLSSQEIITLITALGTGIGKVSEDSGKSSSDDYNPDKLRYHRIIIMTDADVDGAHIRTLLLTFFYRQMPDLVERGHIYIAQPPLYKVKNGKEELYLKDGPALNKYLLKIALNHASVNTGGANARTVEGEELARLADMHLAAETVIERLSNFMDAEALRAIADGVQIKLDTIEEAQSCAPILEAKLRELSATGVPAEVTAEIDPNSEHPILRISRHHHGNIKSSILTQEFVRSHDYAALSDEAQNFVGLLGEGAKVTRGEGEKAKTEKVGDFRQAMTWLISEAERTTGRQRYKGLGEMNPEQLWETTMDPNVRSLLQVKIGDAIEADRVFTMLMGDEVEPRRNFIEDNALRAGNIDV